One stretch of Paroedura picta isolate Pp20150507F chromosome 13, Ppicta_v3.0, whole genome shotgun sequence DNA includes these proteins:
- the LOC143822835 gene encoding putative G-protein coupled receptor 34, giving the protein MYLFASPSKSSCCTNFSKDQLDSQIISTPFPTGDFSGNSSNNSGCIIQDDLLAVTLPMMYSIISILGFFFNMLALWVFHFGTQKSNSITVYMKNLALSDLLLALCLPFRAAYQNQSGPAVLCQVVGSIFYLTMYVSIGLLSLISLDRYLKILRPLQQFRIHTVTCSTAASGLVWLVCGTMMLPFFFNVSEEGPCAHRCFHFKHRRVLGAVLNFIAVAAFFVLLVFFLYSYGKISLKLHRVALRGTQQQSKKTSARAISKTFVVLAIFIICFIPYHVVRVPYILAQIQIISDARSIQALHLANELVLCISALNCCFDPVIFFFLSSSFKRAVLAALHGKLKAAFQKNEGVFRGKRSTTDSRVQRSDVQIEQGPLERQ; this is encoded by the exons ATGTACCTGTTTGCCAGCCCCTCTAAGTCTAGCTGCTGTACCAACTTCTCAAAGGACCAACTTGACAGTCA AATTATCAGCACTCCTTTCCCTACTGGTGACTTCTCTGGGAATAGCTCTAACAACTCAGGCTGCATCATCCAAGATGACCTCTTAGCGGTGACTCTACCCATGATGTATTCCATCATCTCTATTTTGGGCTTCTTCTTCAACATGCTGGCCCTCTGGGTGTTCCATTTTGGCACACAGAAGTCAAATTCCATCACTGTCTACATGAAGAACCTTGCCCTGTCGgacctcctcctggctctctgtcTGCCCTTCCGGGCAGCGTATCAGAACCAGAGTGGCCCTGCCGTGCTCTGCCAGGTGGTTGGCAGCATCTTCTACCTTACCATGTACGTCAGCATCGGGCTGCTGAGCCTCATTAGCCTAGATCGCTACTTAAAGATCCTCCGGCCCCTCCAGCAGTTCCGGATCCACACGGTGACTTGCAGCACTGCGGCTTCGGGCCTAGTGTGGTTGGTATGTGGCACCATGATGCTGCCGTTCTTTTTCAATGTTTCCGAAGAGGGGCCCTGTGCCCACAGATGCTTCCACTTCAAGCACCGGAGAGTTCTGGGGGCAGTGCTCAATTTTATTGCAGTGGCCGCTTTCTTTGTCTTGCTGGTTTTTTTCCTCTACTCCTATGGCAAGATCTCTCTCAAGCTCCACAGGGTTGCCTTAAGGGGAACACAACAGCAGAGCAAGAAGACAAGTGCCCGAGCCATATCCAAGACCTTTGTGGTCCTCGCCATTTTCATCATATGTTTCATCCCCTACCATGTGGTCCGAGTGCCCTATATCCTTGCCCAGATCCAGATCATCTCTGATGCGCGGAGCATCCAAGCTCTCCACCTTGCCAATGAACTCGTCCTCTGCATCTCAGCCCTCAACTGCTGCTTCGACCCagtgattttctttttcctctccagtAGCTTTAAGAGAGCTGTGTTGGCGGCCCTGCATGGGAAACTGAAAGCAGCATTCCAGAAGAACGAAGGAGTCTTCAGAGGGAAAAGATCCACCACAGACTCTCGGGTCCAGAGATCTGATGTACAGATTGAGCAGGGACCTTTGGAGAGGCAGTGA
- the LOC143822748 gene encoding 40-kDa huntingtin-associated protein-like: protein MLSVPGSGGAPSPGFGVGEAGSGAGSGGDFLTRYRLVSAKLRRRFLRKPNVSEAAEQFAALARELRAHESLPYAAWCQLAVARCAQSLGHAAGEAAALGEAARLWLRQERELRLRQGPGLGLAEHLPAAQSCVAFGARLRLELGQPALAAGLWLELGNELRAASEPGQAVPALLRAADLLAAAHLPLEAVRCLRDVASCLLLCRDHDGALAVLTQAQLLIQGGSGPPGLVASAPASSSSSSSASNSLPPGAFLDELLHCEVTRVLLLLLLQPPPSKLLPEHAQTLEKYSWEALDASPGYLPPELFLLLQSAVMACQEKDLESLKVLQKELWPLLTAEQNHLLHLVLQEMITPSGQGF from the coding sequence ATGCTGTCGGTGCCGGGCTCCGGGGGCGCCCCTTCTCCGGGCTTCGGCGTCGGCGAGGCCGGCTCGGGAGCGGGCTCGGGCGGCGACTTCCTCACCCGCTACCGCTTGGTGTCGGCTAAGCTGCGGCGGCGCTTCCTGCGCAAGCCCAACGTGTCCGAGGCGGCCGAGCAGTTCGCGGCGCTGGCCCGGGAGCTGCGCGCCCACGAGAGCCTTCCGTACGCCGCCTGGTGCCAGCTGGCGGTGGCGCGGTGCGCGCAGAGCCTCGGGCACGCGGCCGGCGAGGCGGCGGCGCTGGGCGAGGCGGCGCGCCTGTGGCTGCGGCAGGAGCGGGAGCTGCGCCTGCGCCAAGGCCCCGGCCTGGGCCTGGCCGAGCACCTGCCGGCCGCTCAGAGCTGTGTGGCCTTCGGCGCTCGCCTGCGCCTCGAGCTCGGCCAGCCGGCGTTGGCGGCCGGACTGTGGCTGGAGCTGGGCAATGAGCTACGCGCCGCCTCGGAGCCCGGCCAGGCCGTGCCGGCCCTCCTGCGCGCCGCCGACCTCCTGGCTGCCGCCCACCTGCCCCTCGAAGCCGTGCGCTGCCTGCGCGACGtggcctcctgcctgctgctCTGCAGGGACCACGACGGCGCCCTGGCGGTGCTCACGCAGGCCCAGCTGCTCATCCAAGGCGGCTCCGGGCCTCCCGGGCTGGTGGCATCggcccctgcttcctcctcctcctcctcctccgcttccAATAGCCTCCCACCAGGCGCCTTTCTCGATGAGCTTCTCCACTGCGAGGTGACCCgcgtcctcctcctgctcctgctgcagcccccgCCCTCCAAACTTCTGCCCGAGCATGCCCAGACCCTCGAGAAGTACTCCTGGGAAGCCCTGGACGCCTCTCCCGGGTACCTGCCGCCCGagctcttcctgctgctgcagtcGGCGGTCATGGCCTGCCAGGAGAAAGACCTGGAGTCGCTCAAGGTGCTGCAGAAGGAGCTGTGGCCTCTGCTTACTGCCGAGCAGAACCACCTCCTCCATTTGGTTTTGCAAGAGATGATCACCCCATCGGGCCAGGGATTCTGA